In Bacteroides cellulosilyticus, the genomic stretch CTAGAGCATTAAGCCCTTTCGGATAGTTCATTTAAAGATACTTTCCGTATCTTTGCTATCTCTCTTACAAAAGGTGGTATCTTTTGCTGTAAAAGATGCCATCTTTTGTGTTATAAGATGCCACCTTTTGCTACAAAAGATGCCATCTTTTGCATGGAAGGAATAAGGGAAAGATATCAAAGGTAGTAATTAAAAACACGTAAAGACTATGGGAATGATTTACTTGGTAAGAAAGAAGCTCTTCCAGACTAAGGAAGGTGCAAAACAACTGTATTATGCCGTGCAACGTACACTGCAACCCAGAGGTGGGGTGACCGAAGACATACTGGCAAAACGAATCGCTCACCGGACAGGCAGGAGCGAAGGTGATGTAAAAGGAATATTGACCGACCTGCCTCACTTCATAGAAGAGGCCTTGAAGAATGGGGAGTCGGTATCCATCAAAGGACTGGGCTCTTTCCATATTGCGATAACCAGCGAGGGCTTTGAACACCCCGAAGACGTGATGCCGGGAACCGTGCGCATTTCGCGCGTTTACTTCACCGCTGACCGCGGATTGACCAGGGAATTAAGCCGGGAAATGAGATTTTTCCGCTATCCGCTGAGCAAATACTTCCCGGCAAGTATGCTAAGCAAGAAAGTTGTGGAAGCGGAGAAGAAGGCGGAACTGCAAGGAGAATTTCCGGAAGAAGACATAACTGAGAAACCCTAAAGAATACCCCTTCCACACTCTACCCCCTATGAATAAAGGGTTGCAGAAGTGTGGAAGGGGAAATAGTACAGGTGCACAGTGAGGTTATACCCCCATGCATTCCCGATAAAAATCGAACATTTCGTAAATGGTATCTTTGTCGGCACTCTGGTTGAGGCAGATGTCTCCGACTTCTTTCAATAGAGTGAAGTTGATGACGCCGGCAGTGTTCTTCTTGTCATGCTTCATCAGCTCATAAAGTTGGTCGTACTGTTTGCAATTGAAGGCAAAGCCACCGTAGTTCTCTTTGATGAACTGAATGGTCTGGCGCATTTTCTCTTTCGGAAAACCTACCTTTATATAAGAAAGGTATAGCTCGCAGACAATTCCCCAAGCAACAGCATAACCATGTAATACGGGGCGACCTTCGGCAAGAGCCAGACTTTCGAAGGCATGACCTACGGTATGTCCCAGGTTCAGCGCCTTGCGGATGCCGTGTTCCAGAGGATCTTGTTCCACGATATCCTCTTTTACTTGTACGGAACGGCCCACCATTGATTTCAGTGCAACGTAATCTATCTTGTCCGTATCGAAAGCCAATAATTCGGCAAGGTGCTCCGGGGTACTGATAAGACCGTGCTTCAACATCTCGGCATAACCGGAGAAGAAGTTGTGGGCATCGAGGCTGCGCAGGAACTCCGTTTCAAGAAGTACACTGGCGGCAGGTGCGAAAACACCGATTTCGTTCTTCAACCCGTTGAAGTTGATACCCGTTTTGCCTCCTACGGAAGCATCCACCATGGCCAGCAGGGTGGTGGGGATATTGATATAGGCAATGCCCCGCTTGAAGGTAGAAGCGGCGAAGCCACCCAGATCGGTCACCATGCCGCCACCCAGGTTAATCAGTAATGAATGGCGTGTAGCTCCCTGTTCGCTCAGAGCTTGCCAAACGGAAGCCAGAGTTTCCAGATTCTTGTGCACATCTTCGGCACCGATAACGATTTCGGTAGCTTCTTTCAGTGCCGGAATGTCATTGAGTTGCGGCAGACAGAGACGGTGGGTATGCTCGTCGGTCAATATGAAGAGCTTGTCATGGGGACAATTCCCGATGGCGTTTGCCAGGCTGCTTTCCAGTTTCTCGCAAAGGATTACTTCTTGTTTACTCATCTGATTAATTACAAATTACGAATTATAAATTACTGATTGTGGATTCTAAATTATGAAAGAGATGGATACCTTCTTTGTTAATTGTGGTACAAAGATAGCTCTTTTGGCAATAAAACGTTATCTTTGCCCATCGAAAATCGATGGGCTGACATGATGTTTCTGCCATCTGCCCCCCACAATCTATAATTTATAATTAGTAATTCATAATTCGTAATTTTAAAATGAGAGCATTACTACCGGTTTATTGTCGTCTATTAGGATATTTTGTGATAGCTTTGGCACTGTTTCTTCCGTTCCTGATGTTGATGCTGGGGAAAATGACGGATTCCAACCTCTTGTTTTATAAAGAATGTTCTAAGCTGCTGATGATGCTTGGCGCATTGATGATTCTGTTTGCCTACACCAAGAACGAGAATAAGGAAACTGAGCAGGTCCGTAATAGGGCTACACGTAATGCCATGTTCCTGACCGTATTATTCATCTTTGGCGGTATGCTCTATCGCCTGGCGAAAGGAGACATCATGAGTGTGGATACTTCCTCTTTTCTGATCTTTCTGATACTGAATGTTCTTTGCCTGGAATTTGGTATAAAAAAAGCGGCAGTTGATAGATTGTTTAAGCGAGATCGTCGATAATTAGAATATTTTATTTAAACCTCATTAAACTTTTCCATTGAAAGCTTGTCAAATGAAACAGTATAAAAACAGACATTTTGTTTCATAAAAAACAGGCGCATGAAAAAAGTAATCATCGGAACAGTGTTATTGTTGACAACCGCACTTTCCGCTTTCTCACAGACTAAGAACATTACCGTAGCGGGGCGTGTCATCGAGGATGACACGAAAGAGCCCGCAGTACAAGCCACAGTACAGTTACTTTCGTTACCGGACAGTGCATTTGCGGCGGGTATCGCCACTACAGCACAGGGATATTTCACCCTACCCAAAGTGAAGGCCGGGAAATATGTATTGAAAGTTTCCTATATCGGTTTCCAACCTACAGTGCTTCCTTTGCAACTGTCGGCTCAAAATCTCAATAAGAATGTAGGTACGCTGGCTCTGAAGACAGATGCCGTGATGCTGGCAGAAGCGGTGATTACCGCAGAAGCTCCGCAGGTCACCGTTAGCGAAGATACCTTGATGTACAATTCCAGTGCTTACCGCACACCGGAAGGGGCCATGCTGGAAGAGCTGGTGAAGAAACTCCCCGGTGCCGAAATTGATGATGACGGTAACGTGAAAATCAATGGTAAGGAGTTGAAAAAGATCATGGTAGATGGAAAGGAATTCTTTGGTGGAGACGTGAAAACGGGCTTGAAGAACTTGCCGGTGGAGATGATCGATAAGCTGAAAACGTATGACAAGCAGTCGGACCTGGCACGTATCACGGGTATTGATGACGGCGAGGAAGAAACCGTGCTTGACTTGACGGTGAAGAAAGGTATGAACCGTGGATGGTTTGGTAATGTGGATGCGGCCGTGGGTACTGAAGACCGCTACGCAGCCCGTTTAAATGTAAATCATTTTGTGGATAAGACACAGGTAACCGTCATTGGTTCTACCAATAACGTGAACAACCAGGGCTTTTCAGGTGGTGGAGGTGGTCCCCGCTGGCGTCGTAACAATGGTTTGAACGCGCCTAAAGAATTGGGTATCAGTTTTGCCACAGAGAATAAGAAGATAGAACTGGGAGGTAGTGCCCAATATAATTATAATGACGCTGATATCTCTAATATCAACTCGTCCGAGCGTTTCTTGCAGAATGGTAATTCATATTCCAACTCCAACTCGATCAACCGGAACAAGAATTCTACATTCAGAGCCGATTTCCGTATGGAGTGGAAGCCGGATTCAATGACGAATATCATTTTCCGCCCGAACTTCTCTTATGGTAAGACGGATAATGTTTCGAGCTCATTGTCGGGAACCTTTAATGCTGACCCGTTCAGTTTGGTTGCTAACCCGAATGATTATCTTGATTTTGATGCAATAAGTAGCGTAGACCCGTTGAAAGACATACGTGTAAATGCTACAAACAGCGGTACGCTTTCCGACAGCAAGAGCATTTCGACAGATGCAACTTTGCAGATTAACCGTAAGCTGAATGATAAAGGACGTAACATTACATTCCGCGGACGCTTCGGCTATGGCGATAATGACAATAATCAGTACACGGAATCTACGACACGTTACTATCAGATTCCTACGAACCCGGACTCTACTTTGATTCGTAATCAGTATATCACTACTCCGACCAATAACTATAATTATAGTGCACAAATTACGTATAGCGAACCGATTGCACGGGCCACTTTCCTGCAATTCAGCTATCAGTTCCAGTATAAATACAGCGAGAGTGACAAGACGACTTATGATTTGTATCAGATTAGTCCGGAGTGGGGAATTGGCGAACCGTTGCCTACCGGTTACGAGAACCATGCAGTGGATAGCTTAGGTAAATATGCCGAATACAGATACTATAATCATGATGCATCCGTATCGCTGCGTTTCATTCGTGAAAAGTATCAGTTGAGTGCAGGTATATCTTTCCAACCACAGAGTTCCAAGCTTTCTTATAAGAAAGGAAATTATATGATCGATACGACGCGTTCCGTATTCAATTTTGCTCCGAATGTCGATTTCCGTTATCGCTTCTCCAAGGTAAGCCAGTTGCGCTTTAACTATCGCGGACGTACCGGTCAGCCGAGTATGGAAAACCTGTTGCCGATTGTGGACAACTCCAATCCGTTGAATATCCGTGTTGGTAACCCGGGCTTGAAGCCTTCTTTCACGCACTCTATGCGTTTGTTCTACAATACGTATAATGCAGAACTTCAACGGGGTATCATGACGCATGCCAGTTTCTCGGCTACGCAGAACAGCATCAGTAACAGTACCGAATACAATGAACAGACCGGTGGACGAACCACAACGCCGAAGAATATCAATGGTAACTGGAGCGCATTCGGTATGTTCGGATTCAATACGGCACTGAAGAATAAGAAGTATACCATCAATTCATTCTCTAATATCAATTATCAGAATAATGTGGCGTATCTGTACAATCAGGAAACTAAAGTTGATGATAAGAATACGACAACGGGCTTGACACTGAGTGAACGTCTGAATGGCGCTTACCGCAATGATTGGTTCGAATTCGGTTTGAACGGTTCTATTTCTTACACTGCCGAGCGTAATAAACTGCGTCCGGACAATAACCAGGAACCTTACACTTTCTCTTATGGTGCCAATACTCAGTTGATGGCTCCGTGGAACATGACTTTCACTACCAATATCGCCAATCAGAGCCGTCGTGGTTATACGGATTCAAGTATGAACCGTAATGAGCTGATCTGGAATGCACAACTCTCGCAGACTTTCCTGAAAGGTGCGGCAACGATAAGTTTTGAAATGTACGATATCCTGAAACAACAAAGTAACATTAGCCGTTCATTGACGGCAGATGGTCGTTCGGTTTCGGAGTACAATGGTGTTAACAGCTACTGTATGGTGCACTTTATCTATCGCCTGAATATCTTTGGTAACAAGGCTGCCCGTGAGAAGATGGGTAGAGGTGGATTTGGTGGCCCCGGTGGTCCTGGTGGACCTGGTGGACGTCCCGGTGGATTTGGCGGACGCCGTTTTTAAAGTAAACTGACCAGTTATTATTATAAGTTTCCCCTTCCATTCGCTTTCGCTGAAAGAGATGGAAGGGGATTCTGTTATTAGCGTTTCCCTACACTAAAGCAAAAGCCTACATGGAATTCTATTCCTATGTTGTGAGGGGAGACAAGTGTCTGGTTTTCTTGAATAGAATATTTGAAAAGATCTTTAGGGAATTCTTTATCAATGGGAAGAAAGCCATATTCGGCACCGATGCCGGCAAAAAAACTTTTGTATTTGAAATCTACTCCGAGGCTTAAACCGATGTCCAGACGTTTCAGCCCATCGTTTTTTTCAAAGGTCTTATGCGTTGCTTCACCATTTACCAATGTGGCGCCATTGCCTTCACTGGGCGTGATAAAGTCATCATCATCAAGTCTTTCCTTAGTGGCAAGCACCCAGTTCACTTTGCTTTTTCCGCCAATTCCATAGGCAATGTATGGACCGCCACTGAATTGCAACCCACAGTTATTATTCAAAGGCAGATATGCGGCTACTTTGATGGGAACTTGTAAATAGATTCCGTTTATTTTAGAATCAATCCCCAATGCCATGTAGATTTGTTTGCCTTCCTCATTAGTGCCAAGGGCTGTTATTCCTTCGTCAACAGAATAGCTTCTGTTAAGGAATTGTAGTCCGGTTTGCATGGACCAAGTTTTGTCAATAGGGAATTCTACGCCGACTCCGAAACGGTAACCAAAGTTAGCATTGTAATTTTCATTCTTGGTGATGCCGGTCAATCCGGTTCCACCTTGTACACTGATTTTTACTTGCGAATGACAGATAGTAGTTGACAAGCCCAGCACGAGGGCGATTAAAAGATGTTTTTTCATATTTCATAGTATTAGTGTGTAATTACGCAAATATATGTAAATACTTTAAAGACAATCTCTTTTTTCTTATAAAAAAACAGGAATTCTTTTATTTTCTCTATATTTGCTTTTGTGATTGACTGGAACTATATACTAAACCAAGTAGCTACCGTCGCCTTTGATATTATTTACTTTGGCGCTATCATCGGAACAATTGTTGTCATCATTCTCGACAATCGTAATCCGGTGAAGACACTGGCATGGATATTGGTATTGATGTTTCTGCCTGTTGTGGGACTGGTCTTTTACTTCTTTTTCGGGCGTAGCCGGAGGCGCGAGCGAATAATAGAGCAGAAGATTTATAACCGTCTGTTGAATAAACCGATGGTGGAATACCTGGCGCAGGATGCCACTACCTTGCCTATAGCTTATAGCCGGCTCATTTCTTTATTTCGCAATACAACCCAGGCGTTTCCTTTTGACGGCAACCGTGTAGAGACTTATACCAGCGGTGCTTCCATGCTGCAATCTCTGTTGCGGGAACTGGCTAAAGCCCGGCAACATATCCATATTGAATTTTATATTTTTGAGGATGATGCCATCGGGCGAATGGTGCGGGATGTACTGATAGAGAAAGTACGGGCGGGCGTTGAAGTGCGTGTCATCTATGATGATGTAGGATGCTGGCATGTGCCCAACCGTTTCTATGATGAAATGCGTTCGGCAGGTATCGAGGTACGCAGCTTTCTGAAAGTACGTTTCCCCCTGTTCACCAGCAAAGTGAACTATCGCAACCACCGTAAGATTGTTGTGATTGACGGGCGAATCGGTTTTGTGGGTGGGATGAATCTGGCAGAACGCTATATGCGCGGGTTTTCATGGGGCATTTGGCGCGATACGCATCTTTTATTGGAAGGCAAAGCCGTGCATGGCTTGCAGACCGCTTTCTTGCTCGACTGGTATTTTGTAGACCGTACTTTGATCAGTGCCTCCCGTTATTTTCCGAAGATGGAGGCATCGGGTAATTCGTTAGTACAGATTGTGACGAGTGATCCTATCGGTCCCTGGAAAGAAATTATGCAAGGATTGAGTATGGCTATTTCCGGTGCGAAGAAATATTTCTATATACAGACCCCTTACTTCTTGCCTACGGAACAGATACTGGCTGCCATGCAAACGGCTGCATTGGCAGGAGTTGATGTTCGCCTGATGCTGCCCTTGCGTGCGGACAATCGCCTTACGCATTTAGGTTCTTGTTCCTATCTGGCAGATGTATTGCAGGCTGGTGTGAAAGTTTATTTTTATAAGATAGGTTTTCTGCATTCCAAACTGATGGTGTCGGATGATGAACTTACTACTGTTGGCTCTACCAATGTGGACTTCCGCAGCTTCGAGCATAATTTTGAGGTGAACGCTTTTATTTATGATACTGAAACTGCATTGCAAATGCGTGAAATCTTTCTTCAGGATCAACGCGAGTGTGTACAGGTCTTTCTTAAAAACTGGGTGAAGCGTCCCTGGTGGCGGAAAGCTGCCGAGAGTGTGGTGCGACTGATGGCACCGCTTTTATAATGAAGAATGAAAAATGAAGAATGAAGAATTACCATGCGGCATCATTGCGCAGCTAATTCTTCATTCTTCATTCTTTTATTTTTCATTTAAATATCGAGAAGTTCACACTGCCATATACCCGTCTCTCTACAAAGTTCGGATGATCTTCGAAGTTATCTTTCTTTCCATGTTCCAATACAAGCAAGCCTTCCTCTTTCAAGAGATTGTTTTCGAAGATAAGATTAGGAATGGTTTCCAATCCCTGCAATTCGTACGGAGGATCGGCAAAGATAAAATCGAACTGTTCACGTCCTCCTTTGATGAATTTGAATACATCGCCACGGATAGGGATACATTTATCGGTCTTTACCTCTTGCATTATCTTACAGATGAAAGCATGGTGGTCCCGGTCCTTTTCAACGCTGATTACGCGGTCGCAACCCCGTGATACCAGTTCGATGCTGATGCTGCCGGTTCCTGCAAAGAGATCGAGTGCGGATACTCCGTCCTCAAAATCCAGATAATTGGCAAGTACATTGAACAGATTCTCTTTGGCAAAATCCGTTGTGGGCCGTGCCTTGAAAGTACGGGGCACGTCAAATCTTCTTCTTTTATATATTCCGCTGATTACTCGCATGTGGTTATTGCTTGTAGGTCGAGGTTAGTGGCAGGGTTCATGATGAATACCTGCCGGATGAATTTTCGTAGTTCACTGAGCAAAGCTTCTTTGTCGGACAATTCACCGGTGAGGTGCATTTCGTCACGTTCCTGTTCAAAGCCGAGTTGCTTCCATATATATAATAGGTAATAGATGCGGTCCGCTGTCTGTTTGCATTCAAAAGAGTTGGCAAGCAACAGGTGATTGCGGTCGTAGCAATACAGGTCGGCGGCATCTTTCCGCAGATGCACGTACATTTTCCGGCTGTTGCCCAGGCGACTTTTGCTGGAGAAATGTTCGATGAACGAACTTGCCTGTGAATAAAATCTTACATCGGGATATTGTTCGCACAGGAAAGAACGGGCACTCTTGTCCATACTGAACAATACTACGGCATTATTCTTCCGCAGAATGTTGTATTGCACAATTTCGTTTTCCCGCTTCGGGTGGTTATGATAAAAAAGTGTTTCCGTCTGTTCGTCTTCAAAGAACTCCAGCGGCACGAGGGTAAAGCGCTTGTCCGCCATGAGTATATTTACCCGGCGATAAGGGTGTTTAAGCCATTCCACTTCACGGAAAGTCTGTTTTAGATTGGCTGTGAGGGAGAGTGATTCTTCTACTTTCCGGTCAAAGAAAGAGAGCTCGCCTTCACCTAGAGGGTTGAATACAGAAAAAGAAAATCCATCCGCACTGAGGCGGATGGATAACGTATATTGTTCCGATTTACTAAAGTCAATCGTTTCTATCATACAGTGTTGCGGATAGGGAATTATTCCCAGTTACCTGCGTTATTGTTAGCAGTTTCCAAGCTACCGATCATCAGACCGCAGTATTTACCCAACTTAGTTTGTACGTCTTTCATGTTAGCAATTTCTTGCTTGTCCAGACCACCCAGGTAAGTTTCATACGGAGTCTTAACTTCGAGCAGACAGAAAGGAGCACCGGATTTAGCTGTATCGTTCTTGATAGCCATTTCGAATTGTGCGCCGCCACCGTAAGGAACATATCTCATGGAATCAGGATTGAAACCTTTGGGGAATATTGTATCCAATACTGCAACCCACATGGTGTCACGCTTGAAGTTTTCCAAGCCTGCTTTCTTTACTTCATCGTATTTGCCGGTTTTCTTAGCTTTGTTGATAATGGCAATAGCTTTTCTTTCTGTCATACCGTCTTCCAACTGCTTGTCATTCAATTCACCTTGTTTGAAGATGAACGGCAACTTCTGATTTTTAACGAAGTCAATCAAAGTGTCGAAACTTGCCGTGTACTGTTGGTGGTTCAAATTACGATACTCCTGCTGTGCTTTACGGATGTCCATTAAGCGGGCAATAACTGCCTTCTCTCTGTGCTTTCTAGCCTTTTCGAAATTAATAGGACCCATAACGCTGGTATAGCAGATGTAGATCAGTACCACTGCACACAAGCCTAAAACGATATTAAATACTGTTTTCATGATAAATATGTTTTTTAGTTGTTATATTCGTACCGCAAAAATAAAATAAATAATTCTAATGGCGATAGTTCCTGTAACTTTTTTCTATTACAAAAATGATAAATAACTATTTAGAAACGCAAATTA encodes the following:
- the aroB gene encoding 3-dehydroquinate synthase, which translates into the protein MSKQEVILCEKLESSLANAIGNCPHDKLFILTDEHTHRLCLPQLNDIPALKEATEIVIGAEDVHKNLETLASVWQALSEQGATRHSLLINLGGGMVTDLGGFAASTFKRGIAYINIPTTLLAMVDASVGGKTGINFNGLKNEIGVFAPAASVLLETEFLRSLDAHNFFSGYAEMLKHGLISTPEHLAELLAFDTDKIDYVALKSMVGRSVQVKEDIVEQDPLEHGIRKALNLGHTVGHAFESLALAEGRPVLHGYAVAWGIVCELYLSYIKVGFPKEKMRQTIQFIKENYGGFAFNCKQYDQLYELMKHDKKNTAGVINFTLLKEVGDICLNQSADKDTIYEMFDFYRECMGV
- a CDS encoding TonB-dependent receptor, translated to MKKVIIGTVLLLTTALSAFSQTKNITVAGRVIEDDTKEPAVQATVQLLSLPDSAFAAGIATTAQGYFTLPKVKAGKYVLKVSYIGFQPTVLPLQLSAQNLNKNVGTLALKTDAVMLAEAVITAEAPQVTVSEDTLMYNSSAYRTPEGAMLEELVKKLPGAEIDDDGNVKINGKELKKIMVDGKEFFGGDVKTGLKNLPVEMIDKLKTYDKQSDLARITGIDDGEEETVLDLTVKKGMNRGWFGNVDAAVGTEDRYAARLNVNHFVDKTQVTVIGSTNNVNNQGFSGGGGGPRWRRNNGLNAPKELGISFATENKKIELGGSAQYNYNDADISNINSSERFLQNGNSYSNSNSINRNKNSTFRADFRMEWKPDSMTNIIFRPNFSYGKTDNVSSSLSGTFNADPFSLVANPNDYLDFDAISSVDPLKDIRVNATNSGTLSDSKSISTDATLQINRKLNDKGRNITFRGRFGYGDNDNNQYTESTTRYYQIPTNPDSTLIRNQYITTPTNNYNYSAQITYSEPIARATFLQFSYQFQYKYSESDKTTYDLYQISPEWGIGEPLPTGYENHAVDSLGKYAEYRYYNHDASVSLRFIREKYQLSAGISFQPQSSKLSYKKGNYMIDTTRSVFNFAPNVDFRYRFSKVSQLRFNYRGRTGQPSMENLLPIVDNSNPLNIRVGNPGLKPSFTHSMRLFYNTYNAELQRGIMTHASFSATQNSISNSTEYNEQTGGRTTTPKNINGNWSAFGMFGFNTALKNKKYTINSFSNINYQNNVAYLYNQETKVDDKNTTTGLTLSERLNGAYRNDWFEFGLNGSISYTAERNKLRPDNNQEPYTFSYGANTQLMAPWNMTFTTNIANQSRRGYTDSSMNRNELIWNAQLSQTFLKGAATISFEMYDILKQQSNISRSLTADGRSVSEYNGVNSYCMVHFIYRLNIFGNKAAREKMGRGGFGGPGGPGGPGGRPGGFGGRRF
- a CDS encoding RsmD family RNA methyltransferase; the encoded protein is MRVISGIYKRRRFDVPRTFKARPTTDFAKENLFNVLANYLDFEDGVSALDLFAGTGSISIELVSRGCDRVISVEKDRDHHAFICKIMQEVKTDKCIPIRGDVFKFIKGGREQFDFIFADPPYELQGLETIPNLIFENNLLKEEGLLVLEHGKKDNFEDHPNFVERRVYGSVNFSIFK
- the cls gene encoding cardiolipin synthase, whose translation is MIDWNYILNQVATVAFDIIYFGAIIGTIVVIILDNRNPVKTLAWILVLMFLPVVGLVFYFFFGRSRRRERIIEQKIYNRLLNKPMVEYLAQDATTLPIAYSRLISLFRNTTQAFPFDGNRVETYTSGASMLQSLLRELAKARQHIHIEFYIFEDDAIGRMVRDVLIEKVRAGVEVRVIYDDVGCWHVPNRFYDEMRSAGIEVRSFLKVRFPLFTSKVNYRNHRKIVVIDGRIGFVGGMNLAERYMRGFSWGIWRDTHLLLEGKAVHGLQTAFLLDWYFVDRTLISASRYFPKMEASGNSLVQIVTSDPIGPWKEIMQGLSMAISGAKKYFYIQTPYFLPTEQILAAMQTAALAGVDVRLMLPLRADNRLTHLGSCSYLADVLQAGVKVYFYKIGFLHSKLMVSDDELTTVGSTNVDFRSFEHNFEVNAFIYDTETALQMREIFLQDQRECVQVFLKNWVKRPWWRKAAESVVRLMAPLL
- a CDS encoding DUF3822 family protein, which translates into the protein MIETIDFSKSEQYTLSIRLSADGFSFSVFNPLGEGELSFFDRKVEESLSLTANLKQTFREVEWLKHPYRRVNILMADKRFTLVPLEFFEDEQTETLFYHNHPKRENEIVQYNILRKNNAVVLFSMDKSARSFLCEQYPDVRFYSQASSFIEHFSSKSRLGNSRKMYVHLRKDAADLYCYDRNHLLLANSFECKQTADRIYYLLYIWKQLGFEQERDEMHLTGELSDKEALLSELRKFIRQVFIMNPATNLDLQAITTCE
- a CDS encoding HU family DNA-binding protein, which produces MGMIYLVRKKLFQTKEGAKQLYYAVQRTLQPRGGVTEDILAKRIAHRTGRSEGDVKGILTDLPHFIEEALKNGESVSIKGLGSFHIAITSEGFEHPEDVMPGTVRISRVYFTADRGLTRELSREMRFFRYPLSKYFPASMLSKKVVEAEKKAELQGEFPEEDITEKP
- a CDS encoding porin family protein, translated to MKKHLLIALVLGLSTTICHSQVKISVQGGTGLTGITKNENYNANFGYRFGVGVEFPIDKTWSMQTGLQFLNRSYSVDEGITALGTNEEGKQIYMALGIDSKINGIYLQVPIKVAAYLPLNNNCGLQFSGGPYIAYGIGGKSKVNWVLATKERLDDDDFITPSEGNGATLVNGEATHKTFEKNDGLKRLDIGLSLGVDFKYKSFFAGIGAEYGFLPIDKEFPKDLFKYSIQENQTLVSPHNIGIEFHVGFCFSVGKR